The following DNA comes from Candidatus Methylacidiphilum fumarolicum.
AAACAAACCCTTCTTTTTGCTGAACCTCCATCACTTACCTCATTTTGGATTGATTTTAGGAGCTGACGATAAAACGCAAAGGTTCAATACCGTTGACCTTTTGGCTTATCCAAAGCATAAGGCTTAAGCCTGTACTTCTGCTGCCTATCTTCCCATTCCGTTCTATCTAGTTCAAAACCAGGCTCTTCTTTCGGCCGGTTACAAATAAAACTGATCATGGTCGATTGATAGCCCTGCTGCCTGTTATAGCCACTAATCCTAATATAATGGTTTGGAAAGGCCTTTCGGCATTGGTTTAACTCCTGCATGACCGCCGCCGAATCTTTTATATCAAAAAGAGGCAATCCCCACATATCCCAATAAGTATTCCGCGGATGAGGATCATCGGTATATTCAATCATGACCGACCATCCCTGATCTATAATATATTGAACCTGAGCAGCTATTTCTTCATCAGTAAAGTCAGGCAGATAAGAAAACGTACCCTGGGTAATTCTCATAATCGTTATCCTTTTGTTATTAAGTTTTTAAACCTCTACAGTCGGCATCGCCACCGCATCAGGCACATCAGTCGATTCAAATTCAAAGCTGATATCCTTCCATGTTTCAATGGCCTTCGCTAGTGCCGGGCTCCACCGACAGGCCTTTTCAAGAATTTCTGGCCCTTCCCTAAGGATATCTTTGCCTTCGTTTCTTGCTTGCACCATGACCTCAACGGCTACGCGGTTAGCTGTCGCCCCTGCAGCAATCCCATCCGGATGTCCTATCGTCCCACCTCCAAACTGTAGGATGGTGTCTTCACCCAGATACGTTAAGAGCAGATGCATTTGACCGGCATGGATGCCACCAGATGCCACCGGCATGACCCCAGGCATGGAAGCCCAATCCTGTTCAAAATAAAGACCAAGCATCGGGTCGGCTTCTGTATACTGTGTTCTTAATGTCTTATAATAGCCTTGCACTGAATGAAGATCCCCCTCCAGCTTACCCACTACCGTGCCTGCATGGATATGATCCACTCCTGCCAACCGCATCCACTTGGCGATTACTCTAAAATTCACTCCATGAGTTTTCTGTCTAGTATACGTACTGTGCCCCGCACGATGGAGATGAAGTAAGACCCCATTCTTTCGACACCACTTAGCCATCGATTGGATTGCTGTAAATCCAGCTGTTAAGTCTACCATGATAATCACACTGCCAAGCTCCTTGGCAAATTCAGCCCTTTCATACATCTCTTCCATGGTAGCCGCTGTCACATTTAAATAGTGGCCTTTAATTTCCCCAGTCTCTGCCATAGCCTTATTCACAGCTTCCATACAGAAAAGCCACCGGTCTCTCCACCGCATAAATGGCTGGCTATTGATGTTTTCGTCATCCTTAGTAAAATCGAGTCCTCCCCTCAAAGCTTCATAGACAACCCTTCCATAATTCTTGGCAGATAATCCCAGTTTGGGTTTTACAGTGGCTCCAAGCAGTGGCCTGCCATATTTGTTGAGATACTCCCTTTCCATCATGATCCCATGGGCAGGTCCTTGAAAAGTCTTTGTATAATGAGGGGGAATCCTCAAGTCTTCTAATCTTAGAGATTTTAGAGCTTTAAAGCCAAAGACATTGCCGATGATGGACGAGGACATATTGGCTATTGAACCTTCCTCAAACAAATCTAGATCATATGCAATAAAAGCAATATATTGGTTAGTTCCAGGGACTTTTTCTACTCGGTAACATTTGCCTTGATAATGCTCATAGGCAGTCAATCTGTCTGTCCATACTACAGTCCATGTCGCTGTAGAAGATTCCCCAGCCACAGCCGCCCCAGCTTCTATGGGTTCTACTCCTTCCTGAGGCACAAATCGAAATGCCGCTAGAATATCCGTATCCTTTGGTACGTAGTCAGCGTTATAATAGCCCATCTCCGCATAGGGAGTCACCCCCGCAGACCACCTGTTCTTTTTTGCTCCAGCTTTTCCATAACCTGCAACTGTCATTTCTTACTCCTTTTTTTGCTTCTTTTATATTTTAAGAATAAATTACCAAAAGAAAAATCCAAAAAAAATGATTTAAAAAGATTTTTCTATCTTTTTAATGATATCTGCATCCATTTTTTCCTGAAAGTTGGAAAAATCACCAAAAGCTAAAATGCTATAGAGTGTATCCATTGCGATATTCTTTGTCAATGTCGAATTTAAATCTGGCAGTTTCGATTTTCTCAACTCTTTCCACTCTAGTGCGCTAGGTGCATAAAAGAAATCCCCAAATCCAGCTTGATCAAATTTTTTCTGTAAACCTTCTCCATCGATCTCCTCAAATTCAGGAGTCTTTCGTAACTCTAGAAGAAATTCAATAAACTGGGGCTCAACCACAAAAAGACGCTCAAGCTGTTTTCTGCCAACTTTATTCAACACCTCTTCTTTTAAATGTAGCTCTTCCAGATAACTCTTCTGCTCCTGAGAAGTGATATTTCCGGGAAGCACTT
Coding sequences within:
- a CDS encoding ribulose bisphosphate carboxylase small subunit, which gives rise to MRITQGTFSYLPDFTDEEIAAQVQYIIDQGWSVMIEYTDDPHPRNTYWDMWGLPLFDIKDSAAVMQELNQCRKAFPNHYIRISGYNRQQGYQSTMISFICNRPKEEPGFELDRTEWEDRQQKYRLKPYALDKPKGQRY
- a CDS encoding form I ribulose bisphosphate carboxylase large subunit, whose protein sequence is MTVAGYGKAGAKKNRWSAGVTPYAEMGYYNADYVPKDTDILAAFRFVPQEGVEPIEAGAAVAGESSTATWTVVWTDRLTAYEHYQGKCYRVEKVPGTNQYIAFIAYDLDLFEEGSIANMSSSIIGNVFGFKALKSLRLEDLRIPPHYTKTFQGPAHGIMMEREYLNKYGRPLLGATVKPKLGLSAKNYGRVVYEALRGGLDFTKDDENINSQPFMRWRDRWLFCMEAVNKAMAETGEIKGHYLNVTAATMEEMYERAEFAKELGSVIIMVDLTAGFTAIQSMAKWCRKNGVLLHLHRAGHSTYTRQKTHGVNFRVIAKWMRLAGVDHIHAGTVVGKLEGDLHSVQGYYKTLRTQYTEADPMLGLYFEQDWASMPGVMPVASGGIHAGQMHLLLTYLGEDTILQFGGGTIGHPDGIAAGATANRVAVEVMVQARNEGKDILREGPEILEKACRWSPALAKAIETWKDISFEFESTDVPDAVAMPTVEV